One stretch of Desulfovibrio sp. JC010 DNA includes these proteins:
- a CDS encoding 4Fe-4S binding protein, which produces MNKTAVINICRGSGEGGCRFALFVDEGFAGRIEKVINNSGWPEFLQQRFGDKISRHKMVSVSGASCPNGCSRPHIADIGLIRACVPVIDHDGCIGCEECVRACPDEAMELVDGKVVITREKCLVCGYCTNVCPTEVISCSRSGWRFLIGGRLGRHPRLATELPGVYTSEEALDLVARCMKIWMDNYVDGKRFGWVMERVGHDKLLLD; this is translated from the coding sequence ATGAATAAAACAGCCGTAATAAATATCTGCCGCGGGTCTGGCGAGGGCGGTTGCCGTTTTGCTCTGTTTGTGGATGAGGGCTTTGCCGGGCGCATTGAGAAAGTAATCAACAACAGCGGCTGGCCTGAATTCCTGCAGCAAAGATTCGGGGATAAGATAAGCAGGCATAAGATGGTTTCGGTGAGCGGAGCATCCTGTCCTAACGGTTGTTCTCGGCCGCATATCGCTGATATCGGATTGATCCGGGCTTGTGTGCCGGTAATTGACCATGACGGCTGTATCGGCTGTGAAGAATGTGTGCGGGCCTGCCCTGACGAGGCTATGGAACTTGTTGACGGTAAAGTGGTAATCACCCGTGAGAAGTGTCTTGTGTGCGGCTATTGTACCAATGTCTGTCCCACCGAAGTTATTTCCTGCTCCCGTAGCGGCTGGCGTTTTCTTATCGGCGGCAGGCTGGGGCGGCACCCCCGGCTGGCGACGGAACTGCCCGGTGTATACACCAGCGAAGAAGCATTGGACCTTGTTGCCAGATGTATGAAAATCTGGATGGATAATTATGTGGACGGTAAACGTTTCGGCTGGGTCATGGAACGGGTCGGCCATGATAAACTTCTGCTGGATTAA
- a CDS encoding Crp/Fnr family transcriptional regulator, translated as MKKTHNLDKISLFAGLSAEQLEKIGQIIVSRELKKGEQIFTAGSDATGFYSIESGKVKIYRESLAGKEQIIHIFGAGEIFGEVPVFQGACYPASAVTLAKSTLLYFPRDRFEKVIREDPDLAMSMLALLSGRLRQLVNQVAALSLSEVPARLASYLLLLKSTQNSNVLELDLPKGLIASYLGTIQETLSRVFKKMSEQGLIKVERKTVEIIDEAALELIASGEEQL; from the coding sequence ATGAAAAAGACACATAATCTGGACAAAATAAGCCTTTTTGCAGGACTGAGTGCGGAGCAGCTGGAGAAAATCGGACAAATCATTGTATCCCGTGAGCTGAAAAAAGGGGAACAGATTTTCACCGCCGGAAGCGATGCCACGGGATTTTATTCTATTGAATCCGGTAAAGTCAAAATCTACCGGGAATCATTGGCCGGAAAAGAACAGATCATCCATATTTTCGGGGCCGGGGAAATCTTCGGGGAAGTGCCCGTTTTTCAGGGAGCCTGCTATCCGGCAAGCGCGGTAACTCTGGCTAAATCCACCCTGCTCTATTTCCCGCGCGACCGTTTTGAAAAGGTCATCCGTGAAGACCCGGATCTGGCAATGTCCATGCTGGCCCTGCTTTCCGGCAGGCTCCGCCAGCTGGTAAATCAGGTGGCCGCGCTCAGCCTGAGTGAAGTTCCGGCCCGGCTGGCAAGCTACCTGCTGCTGCTCAAGTCCACCCAGAATTCCAATGTGCTGGAACTGGACCTGCCCAAAGGATTGATCGCTTCGTATCTGGGAACAATTCAGGAAACCCTCTCCCGCGTTTTCAAAAAAATGAGCGAACAGGGGTTGATTAAAGTGGAACGTAAAACAGTTGAGATTATTGATGAAGCCGCGCTGGAACTCATTGCCAGCGGTGAAGAACAGCTTTAA
- a CDS encoding chemotaxis protein: MTGSKILLESGTNEVELLELYLDEGSGDTYKRWSFGLNVAKVKKIVREADLKNFSGRKNNGSTPQGAPDIDPQSPLVLGMFEFMGTVIPLIDLSGWLRMEPVSKDRRMVLVTEFNEIVSAFLVSGVNRIHRVSWQELESLQGDMAKYAEGTIIGTVKLTDPDRILQVLDLEQAMEDLNPARDKAALEEVEESIDCVYQALCADDSRSMRNLVQKSLQRGGFEVEAYPNGLEIWKALEEISEKVTKTGLHVSEFIQLVVSDIEMPGMDGHALTKRIKEDPNLRDLTVYLFSSLITEELLHKGDAVGANRQYSKPQIATLVKQAREDLNGLYKRDG; encoded by the coding sequence ATGACGGGTAGTAAAATTCTGCTTGAGTCCGGTACCAACGAGGTGGAACTTCTGGAACTCTATCTTGATGAAGGCAGCGGCGATACATACAAACGCTGGTCTTTCGGTCTGAACGTTGCGAAAGTCAAAAAGATTGTCCGTGAGGCCGACCTGAAGAATTTTTCCGGGCGCAAGAATAACGGTTCCACCCCGCAGGGCGCGCCGGATATTGACCCGCAGAGCCCTCTGGTACTGGGTATGTTCGAATTTATGGGCACGGTCATTCCGCTTATCGACCTCAGCGGCTGGCTGCGCATGGAGCCTGTTTCCAAGGACCGGCGCATGGTGCTGGTTACCGAGTTCAATGAGATTGTCAGTGCATTCCTTGTTTCGGGAGTCAACCGCATTCACCGGGTCAGCTGGCAGGAGCTCGAATCCCTGCAGGGCGATATGGCTAAATATGCCGAAGGGACCATCATCGGTACGGTAAAGCTTACCGATCCTGACCGCATCCTGCAGGTGCTTGACCTTGAACAGGCCATGGAAGACCTTAATCCGGCGCGGGACAAGGCTGCCCTTGAAGAGGTGGAAGAATCCATTGACTGCGTTTATCAGGCTCTGTGCGCCGATGATTCGCGGTCCATGCGTAATCTGGTCCAAAAATCACTTCAACGGGGTGGGTTTGAGGTTGAAGCCTATCCCAACGGCCTTGAAATCTGGAAGGCCCTTGAAGAAATTTCTGAAAAAGTAACCAAGACCGGACTGCATGTTTCCGAATTCATCCAGCTGGTTGTCTCGGATATTGAAATGCCGGGAATGGACGGCCACGCCCTGACCAAGCGCATCAAGGAAGACCCCAATCTGCGTGACCTGACCGTGTATCTTTTTTCATCCCTGATCACAGAAGAACTGCTGCATAAAGGGGACGCCGTAGGTGCAAACCGTCAGTACTCCAAGCCCCAGATCGCCACGCTGGTCAAGCAGGCCAGAGAGGATTTGAACGGGCTTTACAAGCGTGACGGTTAA
- a CDS encoding tetratricopeptide repeat protein, whose protein sequence is MSTEAAPGKPEKKQPDWIDTVPPRVKESFLAAVKAHSAGKYGEAVTHYAMALSILPDDPVLLTNLGVALREEGKFKAAETCYRRAVAVRPDSPGAFSNLGNVLRRQGRLKESVNCHRRAIELDRKFIDAYYNLGLVLQDLGKLDESIRLFNYCLKYRPGDHRINWDKSLALLSKGDFINGFELYEYRWKREELTLRHFRQPVWDGSPLNGKTIFIYGEQGFGDTLNFCRYLPLVAEAGGKVIFECQPELVSLLEGMDGIDAIIRNGERLPDFDVQSPLLSLPRIMKHDLKSIPRKCPYIIPPAQAGFPVHVPQGTKFKIGIVWAGKPTHKNDHNRSVSIENFLPFAGIPGVTLYSLQKGPETAQREKYGCGLLVRDLGSGCEDFADTAKIMGQLDLIITVDTSVAHLAGALNVPVWVAIPYNPDWRWMRKRKDSPWYPSMTLFRQKKAGDWDLVFSSMLGALKKKIFG, encoded by the coding sequence ATGAGCACTGAAGCAGCTCCCGGAAAGCCGGAGAAAAAACAGCCCGACTGGATTGATACTGTCCCGCCGAGGGTAAAGGAAAGTTTTCTTGCTGCGGTGAAAGCCCATTCTGCGGGCAAGTATGGTGAGGCTGTTACCCATTATGCCATGGCCCTGAGTATATTGCCGGATGACCCGGTGCTTTTGACCAATCTAGGTGTGGCCCTGCGCGAAGAAGGTAAATTCAAGGCTGCTGAGACCTGTTACCGCAGGGCTGTGGCTGTGCGCCCGGACAGTCCCGGAGCGTTCAGCAATCTCGGTAATGTTCTGCGCAGGCAGGGCCGGCTGAAAGAATCAGTGAACTGCCATCGCAGGGCCATAGAATTGGACCGCAAATTTATCGATGCCTATTACAATCTGGGGCTGGTTCTTCAGGATCTGGGCAAGCTGGATGAGTCCATTCGTCTTTTCAACTATTGCCTGAAATACAGGCCCGGTGACCACCGCATCAATTGGGATAAATCGCTGGCTCTGCTGTCCAAGGGTGATTTTATAAACGGCTTTGAACTTTATGAATACCGCTGGAAGCGTGAGGAACTGACCCTGCGTCATTTCCGTCAGCCTGTCTGGGACGGCTCTCCCTTGAATGGAAAAACCATCTTTATCTACGGTGAGCAGGGCTTCGGGGATACCCTGAATTTCTGCCGCTACCTGCCTCTTGTGGCTGAAGCCGGAGGTAAGGTCATTTTTGAATGCCAGCCGGAACTGGTCAGTCTGCTGGAAGGAATGGACGGTATTGATGCCATTATACGCAACGGGGAAAGGCTGCCGGATTTTGATGTGCAGAGTCCGTTGCTCAGTCTGCCGCGTATAATGAAGCATGATTTGAAATCAATTCCCCGTAAGTGTCCCTACATTATCCCTCCGGCGCAGGCCGGATTCCCGGTCCATGTTCCGCAGGGGACAAAATTCAAGATAGGCATTGTCTGGGCCGGAAAACCTACTCATAAAAATGACCATAACCGCTCAGTAAGTATTGAAAATTTTCTGCCCTTTGCCGGAATTCCCGGAGTGACTCTTTATTCTCTGCAGAAAGGTCCGGAAACAGCGCAGCGGGAAAAATACGGCTGCGGTCTGCTGGTCCGCGATCTCGGCAGCGGGTGTGAGGATTTTGCCGATACCGCCAAGATTATGGGGCAGCTTGACCTTATCATCACAGTGGATACTTCGGTGGCTCATCTGGCCGGAGCCTTGAATGTCCCTGTCTGGGTCGCCATACCCTATAATCCGGACTGGCGCTGGATGCGTAAACGCAAGGATTCCCCGTGGTATCCGTCCATGACTCTTTTCCGCCAGAAAAAAGCCGGGGATTGGGATCTTGTCTTCAGCAGCATGCTGGGTGCTCTCAAAAAGAAAATTTTCGGTTAA
- a CDS encoding HlyD family type I secretion periplasmic adaptor subunit, producing MSPEYSGDVKATSHFFLFLCIAMCLGFFGWACFFQLDIVSQAEGEVIPSSRVKPVQHLEGGIIRQINVREGENVRKGQELIVLEATASDSTVEELEVRVTSLRVNIARLEAEDKGLAAPDYPKDIYEKFPSLIERSLKLFETRKARLESDLLSEQEKIKQREQDIKQITSRQRNSRNSLKLLREQIGISAGLLEDGLTSRYKHLGFLKEESKLKSGIEEDSAKLGKARSALAQAKADIGEIRNSYLASVREELQEDRREFDELSQRQRKFADNLNRTVIRSPVDGVIKTLFVYSTGEVVKPGMTIMDIVPAGDKLVIEARLPISDIGYVKDGQKAVVKLASGDASRFGNIDGKVINISPDADSTDRGVTYYRVRIVTDKDYFEHDGNYYKLFPGIRVIAGIHIGTRSVMEYILEPFMGSMSYAMRER from the coding sequence GTGAGTCCTGAATATTCCGGAGATGTAAAGGCGACCAGTCACTTTTTTCTTTTTCTGTGCATCGCCATGTGTCTGGGCTTTTTCGGCTGGGCCTGTTTTTTTCAATTGGATATCGTCAGTCAGGCCGAGGGCGAGGTTATACCCAGCTCAAGGGTCAAACCGGTGCAGCACCTTGAGGGCGGCATCATCAGGCAGATCAATGTGCGTGAAGGCGAGAATGTCCGTAAAGGGCAGGAGCTTATTGTCCTTGAAGCCACGGCCAGTGATTCCACTGTGGAAGAACTTGAGGTCCGGGTAACTTCCCTGCGGGTAAACATTGCCCGGCTGGAAGCGGAGGACAAGGGACTTGCCGCGCCGGATTATCCCAAAGATATTTATGAGAAATTTCCGTCCCTGATTGAGCGGTCCCTGAAACTTTTCGAGACCCGCAAGGCCCGTCTTGAGAGTGACCTGCTTTCCGAGCAGGAAAAAATCAAGCAGCGTGAGCAGGATATCAAACAGATCACATCCCGGCAGCGTAACTCAAGGAACAGCCTGAAGCTGCTGCGGGAGCAGATCGGGATCAGTGCCGGACTGCTGGAAGACGGTCTGACTTCCCGTTACAAGCACCTCGGTTTTCTTAAGGAGGAGTCCAAGCTCAAGAGCGGCATTGAAGAGGATTCAGCCAAGCTGGGCAAAGCCCGTTCCGCACTGGCGCAGGCCAAGGCCGATATCGGCGAGATCAGGAATTCATATTTGGCTTCAGTGCGTGAGGAACTACAGGAAGACCGCAGGGAATTTGATGAATTGTCCCAGCGTCAGCGTAAATTTGCGGATAATCTGAACCGGACAGTTATCCGTTCCCCGGTGGACGGCGTTATCAAGACCCTTTTCGTATACAGTACCGGAGAAGTTGTGAAACCCGGGATGACCATCATGGATATTGTTCCGGCAGGCGACAAGCTGGTTATCGAGGCCCGGCTGCCCATAAGCGATATCGGCTACGTTAAGGACGGCCAGAAAGCGGTGGTCAAGCTGGCTTCCGGCGATGCCTCACGTTTCGGCAACATCGACGGCAAAGTCATTAATATCAGCCCGGATGCCGATTCCACCGACCGGGGCGTGACCTATTACCGGGTGCGCATTGTGACCGATAAGGATTACTTCGAGCACGACGGCAACTACTACAAGCTTTTTCCCGGCATTCGCGTGATTGCCGGTATCCATATCGGTACCCGTTCGGTTATGGAATATATCCTTGAGCCGTTCATGGGCTCCATGAGCTATGCCATGAGGGAACGATGA
- a CDS encoding ATP-binding cassette domain-containing protein has translation MRELLRRLSLHPFLAFEICLASLFINVLSLASPIFVIQVLNRYVGYGFDGTLITLTVGMLIAGVLNHAFTLGRVRLASAVNVGPDKHLADTVLGCLARAKMSTLGRIPPARIHELMGGIQVVQSGYDASVICSVLDMPFFILFVGATFFLSPVLALITVLAIGCSLLAGWLSMRRGKRMTDTMRNESIVHRGNLANAISGADTVRAFGGRGFLTGVFQNQMGKLQQIKRDMVQGSTRGQAVLQSIAMLLRVMVYAVGAREVVAGSMSTGGLIGASILSGKALAVSASFMKSRTMISQAGQMMQSLQEFVRQPLESESGTELKNYRGAIEIKDLGFAYPGSTGPLFEGLDVNIEPGNVVVVTGHNGAGKTSLVRLLLGLIDPGRGQILAGGVDVRQLSAPWWRRQVMYLPQEPTFLNATIRENICLNNPDMDEERLKRVVEIAGLKKYLDTSVNGLEAQVVNGGAELAVGIRRRLALARALSVQGAVAVLDEPAEGFDIEGLRAMDMIIQSMVKAQKTMVIVSQDMRLMQRADIIIDLGSKPKPQVLFPKQDVSDSNADPSDKASVKPSGDGGVQ, from the coding sequence ATGAGAGAGTTATTGAGGCGATTGTCGTTACATCCTTTTCTGGCATTTGAAATCTGCCTCGCCTCTTTGTTTATCAATGTCCTGTCCCTTGCTTCTCCTATTTTTGTAATTCAGGTCCTGAACCGTTATGTGGGCTACGGCTTTGACGGCACCCTGATCACCCTGACCGTGGGCATGCTCATCGCCGGGGTTCTCAACCATGCTTTTACGCTGGGCCGGGTGCGGCTTGCTTCCGCCGTTAACGTGGGACCGGATAAGCATCTGGCCGATACCGTGCTGGGCTGTCTGGCCCGGGCCAAGATGTCCACTCTGGGGCGGATTCCCCCGGCCCGGATTCATGAACTTATGGGCGGAATTCAGGTGGTGCAGTCCGGGTATGATGCTTCGGTCATCTGCTCTGTGCTGGATATGCCGTTTTTCATTCTTTTTGTGGGGGCTACTTTTTTCCTCAGTCCGGTACTGGCCCTGATTACCGTACTGGCCATCGGTTGTTCTTTGCTTGCGGGATGGCTGAGCATGCGCCGCGGCAAACGTATGACCGACACCATGCGGAATGAGTCCATTGTTCATCGCGGCAACCTCGCCAATGCCATCAGCGGGGCGGATACGGTAAGGGCTTTCGGCGGACGCGGTTTTCTGACCGGGGTATTTCAGAACCAGATGGGCAAGCTGCAGCAGATCAAACGGGACATGGTGCAGGGCAGCACCCGCGGGCAGGCCGTTTTGCAGAGTATAGCCATGCTCTTGCGGGTCATGGTTTATGCTGTGGGCGCACGTGAAGTTGTGGCCGGGTCCATGAGTACCGGCGGGCTGATCGGTGCTTCCATTCTTTCCGGTAAGGCTCTGGCTGTTTCCGCATCCTTCATGAAATCCCGGACCATGATCTCGCAGGCCGGGCAGATGATGCAGTCCCTGCAGGAGTTTGTCCGCCAACCCCTTGAATCGGAAAGCGGAACCGAGTTGAAAAATTACCGGGGAGCCATTGAAATCAAGGATCTCGGTTTTGCCTACCCCGGTTCCACCGGACCTCTTTTCGAAGGTTTGGATGTGAATATTGAGCCGGGAAATGTTGTTGTTGTCACCGGCCATAACGGGGCCGGGAAAACCTCCCTCGTGCGTTTGCTGCTGGGACTCATTGACCCCGGACGGGGCCAGATTCTGGCCGGAGGGGTGGATGTCCGCCAGCTTTCCGCTCCATGGTGGCGCAGGCAGGTTATGTATCTCCCGCAGGAGCCCACTTTTCTCAATGCCACCATCAGGGAAAATATCTGCCTGAATAACCCGGATATGGACGAGGAACGTTTGAAGCGGGTGGTGGAGATTGCCGGGCTTAAAAAATATCTCGATACCAGCGTAAACGGGCTGGAGGCTCAGGTGGTTAACGGCGGCGCGGAGCTTGCCGTGGGCATCCGGCGCAGGCTGGCCCTGGCCCGTGCCCTTTCCGTACAGGGTGCTGTGGCCGTGCTGGATGAGCCTGCCGAAGGGTTTGATATTGAAGGGTTGCGGGCCATGGATATGATTATCCAGAGCATGGTCAAGGCCCAAAAGACCATGGTCATAGTTTCGCAGGATATGCGGCTGATGCAGCGTGCAGATATTATTATTGATCTGGGCAGCAAGCCCAAGCCGCAGGTGCTTTTTCCCAAGCAGGACGTGTCGGACTCCAATGCTGACCCTTCTGACAAAGCGTCTGTTAAACCCTCCGGGGATGGAGGTGTGCAGTGA
- a CDS encoding TolC family protein, with amino-acid sequence MSPMNPEQVDGSPYLRNILQDLLSTHDRIKAAEARVESAEHLVSQSWSGWTPSVDASIEGGREEIDKPGGGTNKARNEQRIEATQLLYDFGGVNSNIDSSKALLNEYKAVLEQTRQELLIQGVEAYLGLIRARETLKYAIQSEESMKRLSGMEETLVKRGAGLSYKELQIKAQLAGATSYRVTVERSVQTARNRFKAVFGFPVTMEEINKMVPVDMPATYMPASLDDAITQAQAQNPMLLQLKFTKERLSHDVGVQEASLYPQFEFVLEGKRREQDQGASGVRMENKATFQVSYTGFSGLYEYEGAQAAKANLREIRKTTLDVRRTVEENVRNAWLELMTLRKNAELYRTQANITAEFLELIKKKRATGEQVELLDILVGERDYSTATSASVTADIDNIIFAYKLLYEMGMMGIDVFK; translated from the coding sequence ATGTCTCCCATGAATCCAGAGCAGGTTGACGGTTCACCCTATCTTAGAAATATTTTGCAGGACCTTCTCTCCACCCATGACCGCATCAAGGCTGCGGAAGCCCGCGTGGAATCCGCAGAACACCTTGTCTCCCAGAGCTGGTCAGGTTGGACCCCTTCAGTTGATGCCTCTATAGAGGGCGGACGTGAGGAGATTGACAAGCCCGGCGGCGGTACCAATAAAGCCCGCAACGAACAGCGTATTGAAGCCACTCAGCTGCTTTACGATTTCGGCGGGGTGAACAGCAATATCGATAGCAGCAAAGCTTTGCTGAATGAATACAAGGCCGTGCTCGAGCAGACCCGTCAGGAACTGCTGATTCAGGGTGTGGAAGCTTACCTCGGCCTTATCCGGGCAAGGGAAACCCTGAAGTACGCTATCCAGTCTGAAGAGAGCATGAAACGTCTTTCCGGCATGGAAGAGACTCTGGTCAAGCGTGGCGCGGGACTCTCATATAAGGAACTCCAGATTAAAGCCCAGCTTGCCGGGGCAACTTCTTACAGGGTTACAGTAGAACGTTCCGTTCAGACCGCACGTAACCGTTTTAAGGCGGTTTTCGGGTTTCCGGTGACCATGGAAGAAATCAACAAGATGGTTCCGGTGGATATGCCTGCCACTTACATGCCTGCATCCCTTGATGATGCCATTACACAGGCTCAGGCCCAGAACCCCATGCTGCTGCAGCTGAAGTTCACCAAGGAAAGACTTTCCCATGATGTAGGTGTTCAGGAAGCTTCCCTCTATCCCCAGTTTGAATTCGTGCTTGAAGGAAAGAGAAGAGAGCAGGATCAGGGAGCATCCGGTGTAAGAATGGAGAACAAGGCTACTTTTCAGGTCAGCTATACCGGGTTCAGCGGTCTTTATGAATACGAAGGTGCTCAGGCCGCAAAAGCGAACCTGCGCGAAATCCGCAAGACCACTCTGGATGTGCGCCGCACAGTTGAAGAAAATGTCCGCAACGCATGGCTGGAACTGATGACTCTGCGCAAGAACGCGGAGTTGTACAGGACTCAGGCCAATATCACTGCGGAGTTTCTTGAGCTGATCAAGAAGAAGAGAGCCACCGGCGAACAGGTTGAACTGCTCGACATCCTTGTTGGTGAACGGGATTACTCAACTGCTACCAGTGCCAGCGTTACCGCCGACATTGATAACATTATTTTCGCTTACAAGCTTTTGTATGAAATGGGCATGATGGGTATTGACGTTTTTAAATAA
- a CDS encoding CHASE2 domain-containing protein, whose protein sequence is MLAILKKITGSDSFFLIATGLAVSILVAALYIFQPPILQFVDYKIYDQYMRSSPVGKKTNIPVIVDIDDESLAELGQWPWPRYRMALLLAKLQQAGALSTGLDILIGEPDRTSPSTIRDSLREELGVTVDFKGLPQGLMDNDKVLADVLERGRFVLGFYFDFLEDKKDPSVMALPCFAKPVPIAQIRAKGAPDLKDLTLNAQDAICPLPVLAKASPLCGFYNSITDYDGVVRRVPLIITMDGKQYPSLALATLMKAIGRRNILVKTSPIGIESIRLGKTTIPVDAKGQMMVRYRGGMEEFPYYSAKDVLSGKVGEKELKNKIIFMGTSAAGLRDLRVTPFASDYPGVEVHATIVDNILTKDFILKPDWVPGLELLLVLAAGIGSMILLTWTRSMWMIMPIAVMGAGIVYGSIYIFREYDAYFTPMYALIVLGLNFTLLTLIKFWREEGQKKFLQATFSSYLAPELIDEMFSNREMPELGGEARQVTAYFTDIQSFSTFSEKLTAPQLVELLNEYLSVMTDILIEEKGTLDKYEGDAIIAFFGAPMDVPDHALRACRVAVKMQNAGLELRDKWAKEVQLPDEPDRNTKNFPEEQWAKGEKWPKVVHNMRTRIGVNSGEIVVGNMGSSMRMNYTMMGDAVNLAARLEEGAKQFGIFNAVSHFTLDQEVEVNGETHKILDLVEARLIDNIQVVGKNEPVRIYELVAMKGGLTESEEILFDLFNKAREEYVAQNWDKAIEIYTEANKYERYDDTKFTPCDVFIKRAEEHKINPPVPEGEVWDGVYRMTKK, encoded by the coding sequence ATGCTGGCTATCTTAAAAAAAATAACAGGTTCGGACTCTTTTTTCCTCATCGCCACCGGACTGGCGGTCTCAATTCTGGTGGCAGCCCTCTATATTTTCCAGCCGCCCATCCTTCAATTTGTGGATTACAAAATTTACGACCAGTACATGCGCTCCAGCCCGGTGGGCAAGAAGACAAACATTCCGGTAATTGTGGATATTGACGATGAAAGCCTTGCCGAACTGGGCCAGTGGCCATGGCCCCGCTACCGCATGGCCCTGCTGCTGGCAAAACTACAACAGGCCGGGGCACTTTCCACCGGGCTTGATATTCTCATCGGTGAACCGGACCGCACCTCTCCGTCCACCATCCGGGACAGCCTGCGAGAGGAACTGGGCGTAACCGTTGATTTCAAAGGACTTCCTCAAGGACTTATGGATAACGACAAGGTCCTTGCCGATGTGCTGGAACGGGGCCGTTTTGTGCTCGGTTTCTATTTTGATTTTCTGGAAGACAAAAAGGACCCGTCAGTCATGGCACTGCCCTGTTTTGCCAAACCGGTACCCATCGCCCAGATCAGGGCCAAGGGCGCGCCGGACCTCAAAGACCTGACCCTTAACGCACAGGACGCCATCTGCCCGCTCCCGGTGCTGGCCAAGGCCTCCCCCCTGTGCGGATTCTACAACTCCATCACCGATTATGACGGTGTTGTACGCCGGGTACCGCTGATCATCACCATGGACGGCAAGCAATACCCCAGCCTTGCCCTTGCCACACTAATGAAAGCCATAGGCCGCAGGAATATCCTCGTTAAAACCAGCCCCATCGGTATTGAATCCATCAGACTGGGCAAAACCACCATCCCTGTCGATGCCAAAGGACAGATGATGGTCCGCTACCGGGGCGGCATGGAAGAATTCCCCTACTACAGTGCCAAGGATGTTCTGAGTGGAAAAGTCGGGGAAAAGGAACTCAAAAACAAAATAATTTTCATGGGCACCTCTGCCGCCGGACTGCGTGATTTAAGGGTTACCCCCTTTGCATCGGACTATCCGGGTGTTGAAGTGCACGCCACCATCGTGGACAACATCCTGACCAAGGACTTCATCCTCAAACCGGACTGGGTGCCCGGCCTTGAACTGCTGCTGGTACTGGCGGCCGGCATAGGCTCCATGATCCTGCTGACCTGGACCCGTTCCATGTGGATGATCATGCCCATCGCAGTCATGGGTGCGGGCATTGTTTACGGTTCCATCTACATTTTCCGGGAGTACGATGCTTATTTCACGCCCATGTACGCGCTCATTGTACTGGGCCTGAACTTCACCCTGCTGACCCTGATCAAGTTCTGGCGCGAAGAAGGCCAAAAAAAATTCCTGCAGGCCACATTCTCCTCCTATCTGGCCCCGGAACTCATCGACGAGATGTTCTCCAACCGTGAAATGCCGGAACTGGGCGGTGAAGCAAGGCAAGTCACCGCCTACTTCACCGACATCCAGAGCTTTTCCACCTTTTCTGAAAAGCTGACCGCGCCGCAGCTGGTTGAATTGCTTAACGAATACTTATCGGTAATGACCGATATTCTCATTGAGGAGAAAGGAACCCTTGATAAATACGAAGGTGACGCCATCATCGCCTTTTTCGGCGCCCCCATGGATGTGCCGGACCACGCCCTGCGCGCCTGCCGGGTGGCGGTGAAAATGCAGAATGCCGGACTTGAGCTGCGCGACAAATGGGCCAAGGAAGTACAGCTCCCGGACGAACCGGACCGCAACACCAAGAACTTCCCCGAAGAGCAATGGGCCAAGGGCGAAAAGTGGCCCAAGGTAGTGCACAACATGCGCACAAGGATCGGAGTCAACTCCGGTGAAATCGTGGTCGGAAACATGGGCTCATCCATGCGCATGAACTACACCATGATGGGCGACGCTGTTAACCTCGCCGCCCGCCTGGAAGAGGGTGCCAAGCAATTCGGCATCTTCAATGCGGTTTCCCATTTCACCCTTGATCAGGAAGTGGAAGTAAACGGAGAAACCCACAAGATTCTTGATCTGGTGGAAGCAAGGCTTATCGATAACATTCAGGTGGTCGGTAAAAACGAACCCGTGCGCATCTACGAGCTTGTAGCCATGAAAGGCGGCCTGACCGAAAGCGAGGAGATCCTCTTCGACCTCTTCAACAAAGCCCGCGAAGAGTACGTGGCCCAGAACTGGGACAAGGCCATTGAAATATACACCGAAGCCAACAAATACGAACGATACGACGACACAAAATTCACACCCTGCGATGTGTTCATCAAACGCGCCGAGGAGCACAAGATTAATCCGCCCGTACCTGAAGGCGAAGTCTGGGACGGGGTTTATCGGATGACTAAGAAGTAG